From one Triticum aestivum cultivar Chinese Spring chromosome 4B, IWGSC CS RefSeq v2.1, whole genome shotgun sequence genomic stretch:
- the LOC123094503 gene encoding uncharacterized protein: MEQDSDRTKVLPDYVLAGVLGRLDPRSLATSWCVCKTWRDIIDDHRALRDIFLPNSLAGIFINFNELTYSEFFSRPSPTKAVGVGERLANHVNDHCNGLLLLYDAVANPIRGWEAPLPPQPPQSLWPECFFEDSYLVFDPTVSSVYHVFLIPRIPYIELDIEPFEDPVVEIDLVVLESEWPPTSWTLRVFSSLNGQWEERIFMRQGEAAGIVSDLATDYSWDKRHAVYWCGALYVHCKKYFVVRLSLSDNTYHVIKPPKSLELESFPNCYLGNSKKGVYYALLLENGCKLQVWVLNESHGHKEWILEHDRDLKLPSPCLKNGPWILEDVNYNEEKYIRHYDETNTIEEDFEWNSDNDVLDIEDMINKGGYDSILGFHPFKEIVFLTRHLSRNLRRGLAYHLNTSKIEDLGNLCPKDYDDITGQRGRIEASFMYTPCWVK, from the exons ATGGAGCAGGACAGCGACCGGACAAAAGTGCTGCCCGACTACGTGCTCGCGGGTGTCCTGGGCCGCCTCGATCCACGCAGCCTCGCCACATCCTGGTGTGTTTGCAAGACGTGGCGGGACATCATCGACGACCACCGTGCGTTGCGCGACATCTTCCTCCCGAACTCATTGGCCGGTATCTTCATCAACTTCAACGAGCTAACGTATTCGGAATTCTTCTCCCGCCCATCGCCCACCAAGGCCGTTGGGGTCGGCGAAAGGCTCGCCAACCATGTGAATGATCACTGCAACGGTCTTCTCTTGCTTTACGATGCGGTGGCTAACCCAATTAGAGGATGGGAGGCACCCTTGCCACCACAGCCGCCCCAAAGCCTATGGCCGGAGTGCTTCTTCGAGGATTCCTATCTTGTGTTTGATCCTACGGTGTCATCGGTCTATCATGTGTTCTTGATACCTCGTATTCCGTATATCGAGCTTGACATAGAGCCATTTGAAGACCCCGTGGTTGAGATTGACCTCGTGGTGTTAGAATCGGAATGGCCACCTACTTCATGGACCTTACGGGTCTTCTCGTCGTTGAATGGGCAATGGGAGGAAAGAATATTCATGCGACAAGGGGAGGCTGCGGGGATTGTGTCTGACTTGGCAACAGATTATTCATGGGATAAGCGTCACGCCGTCTATTGGTGTGGTGCATTATATGTGCATTGCAAAAAATATTTTGTTGTAAG GTTGTCATTGTCAGATAACACATATCATGTCATTAAACCACCAAAAAGTCTTGAATTGGAGAGTTTCCCGAATTGTTATCTTGGGAATTCGAAGAAAGGGGTGTATTATGCCTTGCTACTTGAAAATGGATGCAAGTTGCAGGTGTGGGTCCTTAATGAATCACATGGACATAAGGAGTGGATCCTAGAGCATGATAGGGACCTCAAGTTACCCTCGCCATGTCTAAAGAATGGTCCATGGATTCTAGAAGATGTTAACTACAATGAAGAAAAGTACATTCGGCATTATGATGAAACCAACACAATAGAAGAGGATTTTGAATGGAACTCTGATAACGATGTCttagatatagaagatatgatcaacaaggGTGGCTATGATTCAATTCTTGGATTTCATCCTTTCAAAGAGATCGTCTTTCTGACCAGACATTTGAGCAGAAATTTGAGGAGGGGATTGGCATACCATTTGAATACCTCGAAGATTGAAGACTTGGGTAACTTATGTCCAAAGGATTACGATGATATTACTGGCCAACGTGGACGTATTGAAGCATCTTTTATGTACACACCTTGTTGGGTGAAATAG
- the LOC123091142 gene encoding 50S ribosomal protein L25 gives MAQCLRGKGGAAAVGEALRKAAPWRRAASASYHHTIQAVPRETAGPRAAARERRNGNVPAVLLTLAGAGPGEGVAHRKLLTTDKKQLAEMLKQSPYFLSTPVRLQVRAGERSTAVVHSGTVLPIKVQTDESTGNILNLVMVEADEGTMLKVNLPVVFKGEDVCPGLKKGGFLQKIRTSLVYLCPAEHIPPKIEVDLTNVDIGDRVLMQDIPVHPSLKLLSKNETMPVCKVLSSKPAE, from the exons ATGGCGCAGTGTCTCCGGGGCAagggcggcgccgccgccgtcggGGAGGCGCTCCGCAAGGCGGCCCCGTGGCGGCGGGCGGCCTCGGCGTCGTACCACCACACGATCCAGGCGGTGCCGCGTGAGACGGCCGGACCCCGCGCGGCGGCGCGCGAGCGCCGCAACGGCAACGTCCCGGCCGTGCTGCTCACCCTCGCCGGCGCCGGGCCCGGAGAAGGGGTCGCCCACCGGAAGCTCCTCACCACCGACAAGAAGCAGCTCGCGGAGATGCTGAAGCAGTCGCCGTACTTCCTCTCCACCCCGGTCCGCCTCCAGGTCCGCGCCGGCGAGCGATCCACCGCCGTCGTGCACTCTGGCACCGTACTCCCAATCAAG GTGCAGACAGATGAATCAACAGGGAATATATTGAACCTGGTGATGGTGGAAGCAGATGAAGGAACAATGCTGAAGGTGAATTTGCCCGTAGTGTTCAAGGGGGAGGATGTCTGCCCTGGGTTAAAGAAAG GTGGCTTCTTGCAGAAAATCAGGACCAGCTTGGTGTATCTCTGCCCGGCCGAGCACATCCCTCCAAAAATCGAGGTGGACCTGACAAATGTTGACATTGGGGATAGAGTGTTAATGCAGGACATCCCTGTTCATCCATCGCTCAAGTTACTGAGTAAAAACGAGACGATGCCTGTCTGCAAGGTCCTGTCCTCCAAGCCAGCTGAGTAG